One Mya arenaria isolate MELC-2E11 chromosome 5, ASM2691426v1 genomic window carries:
- the LOC128236164 gene encoding KAT8 regulatory NSL complex subunit 2-like, translated as MQAIKRSSMFRSRAAFMNSGKSKQPVEGLFCMYNHRVCMQNRLEGYEYCLKHILEDKNAPFKQCSYVSSKSSKRCTAASPKSDRKDGYCVEHARRALLLRQRNSRKKRPKESPEMLLEGLDHHLAQGRGYFTDMGDSRRHPSVASKALDYASSSDSDAETPVVDQAWRGDGDSDAESIDSELEDPLKHAGVYTAEEVALVMRDKLIRLQSLYIEQFKRLQHVMKERRRKYLHSVDKEREQFGAVGQYARDLDNHENWSRYTAMKRYHRRYGTEALLHRQSKERRIAASDGSNYKPPVHPKCVHTIANVKCQERTLPLSKYCLHHIMEDPHQVLYRPCSFGDGTCGQPVASQEDIPLCPLHPSLNNGMDSTFGNDSKTDPNTTDDIIDITTDIPMETSQAPSATNSAIMEGENYNVKMDEGQLSEEDLAKKGRLLLEHLKCPESTATK; from the exons ATGCAGGCCATAAAACG atccagcatgttccGATCTCGTGCAGCCTTCATGAACAGTGGCAAGTCCAAGCAGCCTGTGGAAGGGCTGTTCTGCATGTACAATCACCGAGTCTGCATGCAGAACAGATTAGAGGGCTACGAGTACTGCCTTAAACACATCCTGGAAGATAAGAATGCCCCGTTTAAGCAGTGTTCTTACGTATCCAGCAAGAGCAGCAAAAGATGCACCGCTGCATCACCAAAGTCAGACAGGAAAGATGG GTACTGTGTTGAGCATGCAAGGCGGGCCTTGCTGTTGCGCCAGAGGAACTCTCGGAAGAAGCGCCCAAAAGAGAGCCCAGAGATGCTCCTGGAGGGGTTGGACCACCATCTTGCCCAGGGACGGGGCTATTTCACAGATATGGGTGACTCACGCAGGCACCCCAGCGTGGCTAGTAAGGCACTAG ATTATGCCAGTTCAAGTGACTCTGACGCGGAGACACCTGTCGTTGACCAGGCCTGGAGGGGAGATGGAGATAGCGATGCTGAAAGTATTGACAGTGAACTGGAGGACCCTCTCAA ACACGCAGGAGTTTACACGGCAGAGGAAGTAGCCCTGGTGATGAGGGACAAGTTGATCCGTCTCCAATCATTGTATATTGAACAGTTTAAGAGACTACAACATGTGATGAAGGAGCGACGCAGGAAATACCTGCACTCTGTAGACAAGGAGAGGGAACAGTTTG GTGCTGTGGGCCAGTATGCCCGAGACTTGGACAACCATGAGAACTGGAGTAGATACACTGCCATGAAGAGATACCACCGCAGATACGGAACT GAAGCTTTGTTGCACAGACAGTCAAAGGAGCGGCGTATAGCTGCATCAGACGGTAGCAACTACAAGCCTCCAGTTCACCCGAAATGTGTTCACACCATCGCTAATGTCAAGTGTCAGGAGCGCACTTTGCCCCTATCCAAGTATTGTCTTCACC ACATTATGGAGGACCCGCACCAGGTGTTATATCGCCCATGCAGTTTTGGTGATGGGACATGTGGACAGCCAGTGGCCAGCCAAGAGGACATTCCCCTCTGTCCCCTCCACCCCTCCCTCAACAATGGAATGGACTCCACCTTTGGAAATGACTCCAAG ACTGATCCGAATACCACAGATGACATCATTGATATCACCACAGACATTCCAATGGAAACCAGTCAGGCTCCATCTGCAACAAACAGCGCAATTATGGAGGGAGAAAATTACAACGTGAAAATGGATGAAGGGCAGTTAAGTGAGGAAGACCTTGCAAAGAAAGGGAGACTACTTCTGGAGCATTTAAAATGTCCAGAATCAACGGCCACAAAATGA